From a single Capsicum annuum cultivar UCD-10X-F1 chromosome 12, UCD10Xv1.1, whole genome shotgun sequence genomic region:
- the LOC107849573 gene encoding WAT1-related protein At1g68170 isoform X1, whose protein sequence is MVVIENYTGFERVKHVGAMTLAAVLLGGNIVLSKVAADDGMTMRVMVAYRWIFATAFLGPIAIVVEWNKRPKLTWTVVVQAFLSGLLGGSLFSILFYTSVIMTSATFATAIYNLIPAMTFVIAVLLRFENLSFDKVSGKAKVMGTMICVGGAMLLTLYKGVEVHMWPIKINLLHHANEATAHKKLVGESGTFALGIVLAVTSCICYSLWIVLLAKVSKNYPCHYSSTALMSVMGSIQSVLFALCFDREVSQWRLGWDRRLFVVLYLGILGSGIVVILMTWCSQKRGPLFVSVFNPLILVFVALASSLVLDETLYLGSILGGFLIIMGLYVVLWGKGKDMKASRAIILSKGALQKNDLEAPNLDQGPSSTIK, encoded by the exons ATGGTTGTAATTGAGAATTATACAGGATTTGAAAGAGTGAAACATGTAGGAGCAATGACTTTGGCAGCAGTGTTGCTGGGAGGAAATATTGTATTGTCAAAAGTGGCAGCAGATGATGGGATGACTATGAGAGTTATGGTTGCTTATAGATGGATCTTTGCTACTGCCTTTCTTGGTCCAATTGCTATCGTTGTTGAATG GAATAAGCGGCCAAAACTAACTTGGACTGTTGTTGTGCAAGCATTTCTCTCAGGGCTACTAGG GGGTTCACTATTTTCGATTTTATTTTATACAAGTGTGATAATGACATCCGCAACATTTGCAACTGCAATATACAATCTTATCCCAGCTATGACTTTTGTCATTGCAGTCCTTCTCAG GTTTGAGAACTTGTCATTTGACAAAGTAAGTGGGAAAGCAAAGGTAATGGGAACAATGATATGTGTTGGTGGAGCAATGTTGTTGACATTATACAAAGGAGTAGAGGTTCATATGTGGCCTATCAAAATTAATTTACTACATCATGCTAACGAAGCAACAGCTCATAAGAAATTGGTTGGTGAATCTGGCACTTTTGCTTTAGGAATTGTACTGGCTGTCACCTCTTGCATTTGTTATTCACTATGGATAGTACTACTG GCAAAGGTAAGCAAAAACTACCCATGCCACTACTCAAGCACAGCTTTGATGAGCGTAATGGGATCCATTCAGTCAGTCCTATTTGCACTATGCTTCGATAGAGAAGTTTCTCAATGGAGGCTTGGTTGGGACAGAAGATTATTCGTTGTTCTCTATCTT GGAATTTTAGGGTCTGGCATTGTGGTGATTTTGATGACATGGTGCTCTCAGAAAAGAGGCCCTCTATTTGTTTCAGTCTTCAACCCTTTAATACTTGTTTTCGTGGCACTAGCTAGTTCATTGGTTCTTGATGAGACCCTTTATCTAGGAAG TATATTAGGTGGATTTCTTATAATAATGGGCTTATATGTGGTGCTATGGGGGAAAGGAAAAGACATGAAAGCCTCAAGGGCCATTATATTATCGAAGGGAGCCTTGCAGAAAAATGATTTAGAAGCTCCTAATCTAGATCAAG GCCCTTCTTCAACAATAAAGTAA
- the LOC107849573 gene encoding WAT1-related protein At1g68170 isoform X2, with protein sequence MVVIENYTGFERVKHVGAMTLAAVLLGGNIVLSKVAADDGMTMRVMVAYRWIFATAFLGPIAIVVEWNKRPKLTWTVVVQAFLSGLLGGSLFSILFYTSVIMTSATFATAIYNLIPAMTFVIAVLLRFENLSFDKVSGKAKVMGTMICVGGAMLLTLYKGVEVHMWPIKINLLHHANEATAHKKLVGESGTFALGIVLAVTSCICYSLWIVLLAKVSKNYPCHYSSTALMSVMGSIQSVLFALCFDREVSQWRLGWDRRLFVVLYLGILGSGIVVILMTWCSQKRGPLFVSVFNPLILVFVALASSLVLDETLYLGSILGGFLIIMGLYVVLWGKGKDMKASRAIILSKGALQKNDLEAPNLDQGL encoded by the exons ATGGTTGTAATTGAGAATTATACAGGATTTGAAAGAGTGAAACATGTAGGAGCAATGACTTTGGCAGCAGTGTTGCTGGGAGGAAATATTGTATTGTCAAAAGTGGCAGCAGATGATGGGATGACTATGAGAGTTATGGTTGCTTATAGATGGATCTTTGCTACTGCCTTTCTTGGTCCAATTGCTATCGTTGTTGAATG GAATAAGCGGCCAAAACTAACTTGGACTGTTGTTGTGCAAGCATTTCTCTCAGGGCTACTAGG GGGTTCACTATTTTCGATTTTATTTTATACAAGTGTGATAATGACATCCGCAACATTTGCAACTGCAATATACAATCTTATCCCAGCTATGACTTTTGTCATTGCAGTCCTTCTCAG GTTTGAGAACTTGTCATTTGACAAAGTAAGTGGGAAAGCAAAGGTAATGGGAACAATGATATGTGTTGGTGGAGCAATGTTGTTGACATTATACAAAGGAGTAGAGGTTCATATGTGGCCTATCAAAATTAATTTACTACATCATGCTAACGAAGCAACAGCTCATAAGAAATTGGTTGGTGAATCTGGCACTTTTGCTTTAGGAATTGTACTGGCTGTCACCTCTTGCATTTGTTATTCACTATGGATAGTACTACTG GCAAAGGTAAGCAAAAACTACCCATGCCACTACTCAAGCACAGCTTTGATGAGCGTAATGGGATCCATTCAGTCAGTCCTATTTGCACTATGCTTCGATAGAGAAGTTTCTCAATGGAGGCTTGGTTGGGACAGAAGATTATTCGTTGTTCTCTATCTT GGAATTTTAGGGTCTGGCATTGTGGTGATTTTGATGACATGGTGCTCTCAGAAAAGAGGCCCTCTATTTGTTTCAGTCTTCAACCCTTTAATACTTGTTTTCGTGGCACTAGCTAGTTCATTGGTTCTTGATGAGACCCTTTATCTAGGAAG TATATTAGGTGGATTTCTTATAATAATGGGCTTATATGTGGTGCTATGGGGGAAAGGAAAAGACATGAAAGCCTCAAGGGCCATTATATTATCGAAGGGAGCCTTGCAGAAAAATGATTTAGAAGCTCCTAATCTAGATCAAG GTCTTTAG